The DNA window AAGGGGAGCCCCCTCCCCACCGTCTTGGTGGTGCGCCCCCCCGAGGGGGTGGAGGCGGACCGCCTGGTGAGGGCCCTCTACGCCGAGGGCGTCGCGGTGGCCGGAGGGATCGGCCCCACCCGGGGGCAGGTCCTCCGGCTCGGCCTCATGGGGGAGGGAGCGCGGAGGGAGGCCTACCGGGTCTTCCTGAGGGTCCTGGACCGAGTCTTGGCCCTAGCGTAGGAAGAAATAGGCGTAGACGAGGGCCAGGGCCATCCGGTAGTAGGCGAAGGGCTTGAAACCCTGCCGCTCCACAAAGGCGAGCATCCAGCGCACGGTGAAGAGGGCGGTGACGAGGGCGGCGAGGAAGCCGAGGAGGAGAAGCCCCCATCCCCCCTCGGGCACCGCCCGGGCGCTCTTCAGGAGGTCGTAGCCCACCGCCGCCAGCATGGTGGGCAGGGCCAGGAGGAAGCTGAACTCCGCCGCGGCCTTGCGCTTGAGGCCCAGGAGAAGCCCCCCCAGGATGGTGGCCCCGCTGCGGCTCGTGCCGGGGAAGAGGGCGGCAAACCCCTGGAAGACGCCGATCCAGGCGGTGGAAAGCAGGGGGAGCTCCTTCACGTCCCGGTAGCGGGCGCCTTCCGCCAGGCGGTCGGCGAGGAGGAGCAGAAGGCCCACGGAGAAGAGGAAGAAGACCACCAGGGCGTCGTTGCCCAGGATCTTCCCCTTGATGAGGGGGTAGAAGAGAAAGCCCAGGACCGCCGTGGGCACGAAGGCCACCCCAATGCGGGCCCAAAGCTCCCGGTCCCCCAAAAACCGCCTCCCGTAGAGGAGGAGGACAGCCAGGATCGCCCCCAGCTGGATGGCGATGAGGAAGGTTTTGAGGAAGGCGTCCTCCTGCACGGGCAGGCCCAGGAGGTGGAAGGCGAGGGTCAGGTGGCCGGTGGAGGAGACGGGCAGGAACTCCGTAAGACCCTCCAGCGTTCCCAAGAGAAGGGCTTCCCAAGCGCTCACGGGGCCATGCTACCATGGGAAGGGTGGAAGCCTCCGTCCTGATCCCCGCCGCAGGCAACGGGGAGCGCCTGGGCCTCGGTCCCAAGGCCTTCCTTCGCGTGGGCGGCAGGACCCTTTTGGAATGGGCCCTCCTGCCCTTCCGGGAGGC is part of the Thermus islandicus DSM 21543 genome and encodes:
- a CDS encoding undecaprenyl-diphosphate phosphatase; the protein is MSAWEALLLGTLEGLTEFLPVSSTGHLTLAFHLLGLPVQEDAFLKTFLIAIQLGAILAVLLLYGRRFLGDRELWARIGVAFVPTAVLGFLFYPLIKGKILGNDALVVFFLFSVGLLLLLADRLAEGARYRDVKELPLLSTAWIGVFQGFAALFPGTSRSGATILGGLLLGLKRKAAAEFSFLLALPTMLAAVGYDLLKSARAVPEGGWGLLLLGFLAALVTALFTVRWMLAFVERQGFKPFAYYRMALALVYAYFFLR